A stretch of Brassica napus cultivar Da-Ae chromosome C6, Da-Ae, whole genome shotgun sequence DNA encodes these proteins:
- the LOC106404361 gene encoding uncharacterized protein LOC106404361, whose product METMFTELNTKYDIVSNHIERIDVQLAQTAESVKRQQGTLPGKSLMNPRVQHWNAAELRCEKSEGNEPEQLSVETDSGAEERTEQPASSDVTAPGEPIEIPSVRVYVPKVPYPIPPKHLMDPINAEQLAGFRKMVRRLPQNISFEHAWEIRPLHMFFKNCRESQEEIKALFTEALTPSRKVLPKVDDPGKFVFPCSIAGVEFKEALCDSGSSVNLVSRAIVDKLNIVDIEPSQVKLAFANSSMTVPYGTIRNLYVQVGNYILHTEFQVVEMSKDHEMPLIFGRSFMAIVGAVVDKPNKRVYFSNINKKFFYKAVPTRSQIRYASGISVVSGEQLEIVPKKELGKKGEIKEVLDEDPHTDTKKLSGNARMNGKVQKKRVKGDPLMTLISRLCDEKSIEY is encoded by the coding sequence ATGGAAACCATGTTCACTGAGCTGAATACAAAGTATGATATTGTGAGCAACCACATTGAGAGGATTgatgttcagcttgctcaaacagctgagagtgtcaagaggcagCAAGGTACCCTTCCTGGAAAGAGTTTGATGAATCCTAGAGTTCAGCACTGGAATGCAGCAGAGCTGAGATGTGAGAAATCTGAGGGAAATGAACCGGAGCAACTGTCTGTTGAGACTGATTCAGGCGCAGAAGAGAGAACAGAGCAGCCTGCTAGCTCTGATGTGACTGCTCCCGGCGAACCTATTGAGATTCCATCAGTGCGAGTCTATGTTCCTAAGGTTCCATATCCAATTCCACCTAAACATCTGATGGATCCTATTAATGCAGAGCAGCTGGCTGGGTTTAGGAAGATGGTAAGAAGGCTTCCTCAAAATATCTcatttgaacatgcttgggagatTAGGCCATTGCACATGTTCTTCAAAAATTGCAGAGAATCTCAGGAGGAAATCAAGGCACTATTTACTGAAGCACTGACACCATCGCGGAAGGTACTGCCTAAGGTTGATGAccctggaaagtttgtttttcctTGTTCCATTGCTGGAGTGGAATTCAAGGAAGCTCTTTGTGATTCTGGGTCTAGTGTGAACCTTGTCTCAAGGGCGATTGTAGACAAGCTGAACATTGTAGACATTGAGCCTTCTCAGGTGAAACTGGcttttgcaaactcttccatGACAGTCCCTTATGGCACAATTCGCAACCTTTATGTCCAAGTTGGGAACTATATTCTTCATACCGAATTTCAGGTTGTTGAGATGAgcaaggatcatgagatgcctttgatctTTGGAAGGTCATTTATGGCTATAGTTGGAGCAGTCGTCGACAAGCCTAATAAGAGAGTCtacttctccaacatcaacaagaagtTTTTCTACAAGGCTGTCCCAACCAGATCACAAATCCGCTACGCCTCTGGCATTTCAGTGGTTAGTGGAGAACAGCTGGAAATTGTTCCTAAGAAGGAGCTTGGTAAAAAGGGTGAGATCAAAGAAGTCCTGGATGAAGATCCTCACACTGATACCAAGAAACTCAGTGGGAATGCAAGGATGAATGGaaaagtccagaagaaaagggtcaaAGGTGACCCTTTGATGACTTTGATATCTCGGTTGTGTGATGAGAAATCCATTGAGTATTag
- the LOC106404360 gene encoding uncharacterized protein LOC106404360: protein MCIRYGDSESIAHILFHCPFAKEVWEFGPWEHSLDTSTQSSFFEKLQFSKHQPPLPPYGFTGNAFPWICWTLWTSRNQLIFENRSQSATEAFSKALGSLKEWEAAQPTTQESKQNYSPRCHASTENSMEISYNTDASWKGGIQSAGLAWIFTDPASKELHRGSAAQDFVSSPCMAEALAIREALLQAATLNYRHICVKSDSQVLVYTISTRRRSMELFGVLADIDDLAFLAFSLFLSCRFLFILWAFNGLADGLAKNCLATHLISNPSPVT from the coding sequence ATGTGTATTCGCTACGGAGATTCAGAATCTATAGCTCATATTCTCTTCCACTGCCCTTTTGCGAAGGAAGTCTGGGAGTTTGGACCGTGGGAGCATAGCTTAGACACCTCCACACAGAGCTCTTTCTTCGAGAAGCTACAATTCTCCAAGCATCAACCTCCTCTACCCCCTTATGGTTTCACGGGTAATGCCTTCCCATGGATCTGCTGGACACTATGGACCTCGCGAAATCAACTCATATTCGAAAACCGATCTCAATCAGCAACAGAAGCCTTTTCAAAAGCTCTAGGAAGTCTCAAAGAATGGGAAGCCGCACAGCCTACTACGCaggaatcaaaacaaaattactCACCTCGGTGCCATGCATCAACTGAGAACTCGATGGAAATCTCCTACAATACAGATGCTTCGTGGAAAGGAGGGATCCAATCGGCGGGTTTGGCCTGGATCTTCACCGACCCGGCGTCGAAGGAACTACACAGAGGATCAGCCGCACAAGACTTCGTCTCCTCGCCTTGTATGGCTGAAGCCCTTGCCATTCGAGAAGCTCTCCTCCAAGCGGCCACCCTCAACTACCGTCATATCTGTGTAAAATCAGACTCTCAAGTACTCGTTTACACGATCTCTACCCGTCGACGATCAATGGAACTCTTCGGAGTCCTCGCCGATATCGACGACCTCGCTTTCTTAGCTTTTTCTCTGTTTCTGTCTTGTCGTTTTCTTTTCATTCTATGGGCCTTTAATGGACTTGCTGATGGGCTTGCAAAGAATTGTCTAGCAACTCATTTAATCAGCAACCCATCTCCTGTAACCTAA
- the LOC106405171 gene encoding uncharacterized protein LOC106405171 → MGACGSSESRRTDTAKLILPDGALHEFTSPVKVWQIFQKNPTSFVCNSDDMDFDDAVIAVGGSEDLRPGELYFVLPLTWLKYPLRAEQMAALAVKGSSALTKSGWSCGDDGDARKVSGGDVNGNVQYIPLEERLQHKFIQTRLIP, encoded by the coding sequence ATGGGAGCTTGCGGATCAAGTGAATCTCGGAGAACAGACACAGCGAAGCTAATATTACCAGACGGAGCGTTACATGAGTTTACATCACCTGTAAAAGTGTGGCAGATTTTTCAAAAGAATCCCACGAGTTTTGTTTGTAACTCAGACGATATGGACTTCGACGACGCAGTTATAGCAGTCGGTGGCAGCGAGGATCTCCGGCCTGGAGAGCTTTACTTTGTTTTACCATTAACATGGTTGAAATATCCATTAAGGGCAGAACAAATGGCTGCTTTGGCGGTTAAAGGGAGCTCCGCGCTTACCAAAAGTGGTTGGAGTTGTGGCGATGATGGTGATGCGAGAAAGGTCTCTGGTGGTGATGTCAATGGTAATGTTCAGTATATACCTTTGGAAGAGAGGCTACAGCACAAATTTATACAGACACGACTAATACCCTAG